One Dehalococcoidia bacterium DNA window includes the following coding sequences:
- the pstC gene encoding phosphate ABC transporter permease subunit PstC — protein sequence MATEVRPTLSTWRMSRRRRGIRRVIDQGFGLSLLACGIATILVTAGILYALLADAIQFFREVSIIRFLTEREWTPLFESQHFGILPLAAGTLLTTLLAMGVAVPLGLLIATYLAEYAPDRVRRVLKPTLEVLAGIPTVVYGYFALTFVSPLLRAWFFPDMPILNALSAGLVMGIMILPMVSSLSEDAMLAVPRALREAGYALGARRHQVALRVVIPAALSGIVAAVLLAIARALGETMIVAIAAGGQPNLTFNPLEGVQTMTAYMVQVGLGDVPYGSLEYRTLFAVGTALFAMTFVFNALGIWVVSRWRQDYR from the coding sequence ATGGCTACAGAGGTTCGCCCCACTCTGAGCACTTGGCGGATGTCCCGGCGACGCCGGGGCATCCGCCGTGTGATCGACCAGGGCTTCGGCCTCTCCCTTCTCGCCTGCGGCATCGCCACTATCCTGGTTACCGCAGGCATCCTCTACGCCCTGTTGGCCGATGCCATCCAGTTCTTCCGCGAGGTCTCCATCATCCGCTTCCTGACGGAACGGGAATGGACACCCCTCTTTGAAAGCCAGCACTTCGGCATCCTGCCCCTGGCGGCGGGGACGCTGTTGACCACCCTGCTCGCAATGGGGGTGGCCGTGCCTCTGGGCCTCCTGATCGCCACTTATCTGGCCGAATATGCCCCCGACCGGGTGCGACGGGTGCTGAAGCCCACCCTGGAGGTGCTGGCGGGCATCCCCACCGTGGTGTATGGCTACTTCGCCCTAACCTTTGTGTCCCCCCTGTTGCGGGCGTGGTTTTTCCCCGATATGCCCATCCTCAACGCCTTGTCGGCGGGGCTGGTGATGGGCATCATGATTTTGCCCATGGTCTCGTCGCTCAGCGAGGATGCCATGCTGGCAGTGCCCCGTGCCCTGCGGGAGGCGGGCTATGCCCTGGGCGCCCGCCGTCATCAGGTCGCCCTGCGGGTGGTCATCCCGGCGGCCCTGTCGGGCATCGTGGCGGCGGTGCTTTTGGCCATCGCCCGCGCCCTGGGGGAGACCATGATCGTGGCCATCGCCGCCGGGGGACAGCCCAACCTCACCTTCAACCCCTTGGAGGGCGTCCAGACCATGACGGCCTACATGGTGCAGGTGGGGCTGGGGGATGTGCCCTATGGGAGCCTGGAGTATCGCACCCTGTTCGCCGTGGGCACGGCCCTGTTCGCTATGACCTTCGTCTTTAACGCACTCGGCATCTGGGTGGTGAGCCGATGGAGGCAAGATTACCGCTAA
- a CDS encoding PstS family phosphate ABC transporter substrate-binding protein yields the protein MPPPGTLTGRIEIDGSSTVFPITEAVAEEFQKRYPGVKVTVGISGTGGGFKRFTAGETDISNASRPITTREMDAAKQNNIEWIELPVAFDGLTVVVNPRNNWVDCITVAELKKIWEPAAQGVITRWNQVNPKWPDFPLQLFGAGTDSGTFDYFTEAIVGRARSSRGDYTASEDDNVLVQGVSGSRFALGYFGLAYYEENKDKLKALAVDGGRGCVFPTMETVMTGQYQPLSRPLFIYVSLKSTQRPEVDAFVRFYLQEAPKLVRQVGYIPLPPRAYELALNRFIQRKTGSIFAGGAQVGVRIEDILARE from the coding sequence CTGCCCCCGCCCGGAACCCTCACGGGCCGTATCGAGATTGACGGCTCCAGCACCGTGTTCCCCATCACCGAGGCGGTGGCCGAGGAGTTCCAGAAGCGCTATCCTGGTGTGAAGGTAACGGTGGGCATCTCTGGAACGGGTGGTGGGTTCAAGCGCTTCACCGCTGGCGAGACGGACATCTCCAACGCCTCCCGCCCCATCACCACCCGCGAGATGGACGCCGCCAAGCAGAACAACATTGAGTGGATTGAACTGCCCGTGGCCTTTGACGGTTTGACGGTGGTGGTGAATCCCCGCAACAACTGGGTGGACTGCATCACCGTGGCTGAACTGAAGAAGATCTGGGAGCCGGCCGCCCAGGGGGTCATCACCCGCTGGAACCAGGTCAACCCCAAGTGGCCCGACTTCCCGCTGCAACTGTTCGGGGCGGGCACCGACTCGGGCACCTTTGACTACTTCACCGAGGCCATCGTGGGACGCGCCCGCTCCTCCCGGGGCGACTACACCGCCAGCGAGGACGACAACGTGCTGGTGCAGGGTGTGTCGGGGAGCCGCTTCGCCCTGGGGTACTTCGGCCTGGCCTACTACGAGGAGAACAAGGATAAACTGAAGGCCCTGGCTGTGGACGGCGGGCGCGGGTGCGTGTTCCCCACGATGGAGACCGTGATGACGGGGCAGTATCAGCCCCTCTCCCGCCCCCTGTTCATCTATGTGTCCCTCAAGTCTACCCAGCGGCCGGAGGTGGATGCCTTCGTGCGCTTCTACCTGCAGGAGGCTCCCAAACTGGTCCGCCAGGTGGGCTACATCCCCCTGCCTCCTCGGGCTTACGAGTTGGCCCTCAACCGCTTCATCCAGCGCAAGACGGGCTCTATCTTCGCGGGCGGAGCCCAGGTGGGGGTGCGTATTGAAGACATCCTCGCCCGCGAGTAA